A region of the Cannabis sativa cultivar Pink pepper isolate KNU-18-1 chromosome 3, ASM2916894v1, whole genome shotgun sequence genome:
GGGGCAAACCCTCCACTTCATGTGATTGATGGTTTTGTGCATAGGATCTGGAAGGGTAAGGTTGACCGAGTGAAACTGCTTTCTCATGGAACTTTCATAATTCGATTTCACTCAGTGGATGATAGAGATCAGATTTTGAATGGgggttttatattttttaataggaGGGTGGTTATAATGAAGAAATGGGATCCAAATGTGAACTTCAAGAAAGAGGATGTGAAGAGTGTGCCTATTTGGATTCAATTGGAAGATTTGGAGTTGAAGTATTGGGGCCAAAGATCATTGTTTAAGATAGTTGGGCAGATTGGGAAGCCAATTATGTTGGATAATGTTACAAAGGAAAGAGAGAGATTGAACTATGCTAGAGTTCTAATTGAGGTTCTAATGGACCAGCCCTTGCCCGATATGATAGAATTTGAGAATGAATTTGGCTGGAATACCTCAGTTTGGGTTAGATACGAATGGACACCGGTTTCATGCTCACATTGTCAAGGTGTTGGACACCTTGCTGCTGACTGCAAGAAGAAATCTGCTGGTGTACAGCAGTGGGTAATAAAAAAAAGACAACATGAGACAAGAGAAGAAAGTTGATAATGAAGGCTTTACAAAGGTTGCTGACACTAGAAAAAAGAATGTTAGCAATGCCTTTGTATCAGCAGGTTCATCAATGAAAGCCGTGCAAAATGGTTTTCAGGTTCTGGAGGAACTAGAGGAGGCTGCTGAAATAGGGGAGATTTATGCAAATTTGGTTGAAACTGGAGGGGGGAGCTCCCTCTCTCTCCAATGGATAGACTTCTATGTTGGAATGTGAGAGGAGCCAACAATcaacaaaaacaacaattaATAAAGCAACTTATTAATTCCCAAAAGGTTGATTTTGTTGGGCTCCTTGAGACTAGAGTCAAGGCTCCAAAGCTTAGTACCTTGTACTTGAATGTTTTTCaaaattggtgtttttcttctaatattgcTTGGCATAGAGGTGGAAAGATTGCTATTGCTTCGAACCCTTGGAGGTTCACTGTTGACATCCTTAAATGCACTAGCCAACTTATGCATTTAAAGTTGTCAACAGTTGAAGGTTTTTGCAGTCTTTTAACTGTTGTTTATGCTTCAAATAACAGGGGTGAGAGAAGGATATTCTGGAAAGACTTGATGGACTTGAACACTGATGAAAACTGGTGTTTAATGGGGGATTTCAATGACATCCTCTCGAAGGAAGAAAGAGTGGGGCACAAAGTCAAATTTTACCCTGATAATGAGTTCTTACAGTGTGTAAACTCGTGTCAATTGGAGGACATCAAGGCTAGTGGTAACTTctacactgttgggttttatgccctaaataaaactctttacgatctgattagttatcaatataagaaatttgaagtgatttatgtttgcatgaattttacatgctaatggtttaatatgtttattacatttacatacagaatcagttaaatccagatcatatgtttattcacaattacaatatcgtcaacacaatggaatgtgattgtgatcatatgaatcaaaagactttgtccctgtttcatcagtgttattggatttacactaatgtgataatcagcgatgatgtgtacttacacttggagtaagtgttatgttctttccaggacattagtaaagtatactagtttcgaatgtatggagtatacattggactggaccgatattgcaactaagttaagatattacaaacttaccgttatatatatatatctttccaagtcaatatcagtagttgatcttaagattaaaagaatctaaatcctaatatgcttaggttaaactcaggagtgctattcatgttctttgatttattagttaagcgtacttttaggtcagggtgatacgtatattttgggaacatgatagtatgattgagtgggagtgctgaacataaatatggaatctatagcttctactggtgtatagaagtccaGTAATGATTTcattcgagcttagcaaatagaagtaaatggatgagctcttgtttaactgactaattattagatcactaaacaccatttacaggtagctaagtgttttaaggggcaaaaaacattgaggggtgagaacggtaaagaaatcccatctcgatgtagatcatctatatagaggatctttaaatcacaataagattataacaatggttaaatgatatagcatattgatatcgtggaacatataatatgctctaaataagtctgagagtgcaattctaagttctaagagtggattcaacgaagaattaataaataggaatttacttggtaaatttggttcacttattcgaagctcagcatatagattcatggtccccattctagttgagaacattctgcttgtaagactcaataattgattcgtgattgatcaattataattctaaagttagactatgtctaatttgtgaattttcactaagtaggggtgaaattgtaaagaaaagagattctaggtttatttatttattaatggactttatatgtctagttgataattaaattaaatgacaatattatttaataatatattttagttattaaataattagttttggcatttaaatggttagaattagaaaattggtgtttttgagaaaatagaaataaaatttgttaaaactgcaaaatcaagtggggcccataaactacaccatggtcggccactatttgtggaatttcaaattaatatttacattattttaatgccaaataattcctaacctaaacctagtagttgcctataaatagaaagtgatggctcagtcaaatcacatgctttcataagttatctgacagaaatttctctcttcagaaaaactgagccttcccttttctatacctggccgaaaccattCTTCTCTTTTCTATCTTCTatatttcgtgaccctagtgaaaaagtaagtgcccacacacagcaagcagtaactcaatcatagattggaagactgtgaaggatcaaacttaaagaagaaggacattcgggctcagattttgattatactctgctacagaaaggatacaagggttagagatctgagtggaaggagacattaattccgctgcatcaatgtaagtttttcttaattttatatgtgtttatattatcgttttagaaagttcatatttagggtgttaaacaacatactgttggaatttattttaccaggatcttagatctactcacaagtatgttgtttaaacaccctaaatatgaactttctaaaacgataaattaaacacatataaagttaagaaaaccttacattgatgcagtggaattaatgtctcctttcaCTCAgttctctaacccttgtatcctttctgtagcagagtataatcaagatctgagcccgaatgtccttcttctttaagtttgatccttcacagtcttccaatctatcattgagttactgcttgctgtgtgtgggcacttactctttcactagggttcgaaatttatgaagaagaaaagagaagaaggatttcggccaggtatagaaagtgggaaaggctcagtttttctgaagagagaaatttctgtcagaaaagcttgtgaaaacttatgatttgactgagtcatcactttctatttataggcaactactaggtttaggttaggaataatttggcattaaaataatgaaaaaatcaatttgaaactcctcaataagtggccggccaaggtgtagtagtgggccccacttgattttgcagttttatcaaattttatttctattttctcaaaaacgccagttttccaattctaaccttttaaatgccaaaactaattatttaataactaaaatagattattaaataatattgtcatttaatttaattattaagtagacatataaagtccattaataaataaataaacctagaatctcttttctttacaatttcacccctacttagtgaaaattcataaaattagacatagtctaactttagaattataattgatcaatcacgaatcaattattgagtccattgttataatcttattgtgatttaaagatcctctatatagatgatctacatcgagatgggatttctttaccgttctcacccctcaatgtattttgccccttaaaacacttagctacctgtaaatggtgtttagtgatctaataattagtcagttaaacaagagctcatccatttacttctatttgctaagctcgaagggaatcatcactttacttctatacaccagtagaagctatagattccatatttatgttcagcactcccactcaatcatactatcatgttcccaaaatatacgtatcaccctgacctaaaagtaggcttaactaataaatcaaagaacatgaatagcactcctgagttgagcctaagcatatcaggatttagtttcttttaatcttaagatcaactactgatattgacttggaaagatatgtataacggtaagtttgtaatatcttaacttagttgcaatatcggtccagtccaatgtatactccatacattcgaaactagtatactttactaaagtcctgaaaagaacataacacttactccaagtgtaagtacacatcatcgctgattatcacattagtgtaaatccaataacactgatgaaacagggacttattcttttgatacatatgatcacaatcacattccactgtgttgactatactgtaattgtgaataaacatatgatctggatttaactgattctgtgtgaaatagtaataaacatatttaaaccattagcatgtaaaattcatgcaaacatcaatcacttcaaatttcttatattgataactaatcagattgtaaagagttttatttagggcataaaacccaacaaactcccacttgcactaacataaaacaaactgtgcaaataggtcaatctgatgtcttgatcttcagatcaagtgtagtatatttgaatccacccaaacttctagaaactagttcataaatacacatatgaaacatcctttactatatgctttactcatcaagggatactgaaatctttactattTTAaggtacatctgaattaacagaagacatatctctcatattttaaaatatgtaattgagataatacagtgtagacttttcttcagtgatataactttcttggattttcgaacacacaaagttataattcgtctctggtagagcttgaattattatacaataattcctccacccccaaagtaagcaccatctcatgaaatctcgaaatgagttggtgagatacaaggacaactgatacacagttccttaatatctaacatatagatcactttcataaatctttcttgaatatcttctaatgttccctatttgattacatctcagatagctcccactcaataacagatgtctggttaaataatacttttaacctctgattgtttggagagttatctagttgtgacttttgtattagtctgaaacattaagttaagactaagtcatcaacatagcagaccagtatttgaagtgaaaaatacatgccagagataaagtaatcaaaattaagataccatcaaattttatgaggattaagaattctagattcaagtcattcgaatggactgaactagagttctttatcttattctcataattctgataagctattcctatccatgtgaatggttagatttacttttcagtagtgttcttaagtatctatcacaagtatcaacctgatgaagatgggtatagaactttcaaattctcccactcaattaaggtagtgtgaaactttaacaaagaactttcaaaagtatcaaatttttacttacaacagtaaaatcgaaatggaacatacaatcaagatcaaggatttatattgataatagctgactcattatattacttccatgtttaaagaagatatgtgttacatagggaattgtggaatatgctccacccctaagtatatacatatagggtactatagataacctccacccctaagtatatagagattatgatccacccctaaaggttgtaaagatcatgattctctaagtgtgatagagtttatgtgaagttgaatactatccagagttcattagatataaaagatcgttgaactgcatagttttcttaacttttctccacccctatcacatcaaaagatccttttattaaacaaattcttaataattgtattagaatgaacaattattaataaacatagaaaagtttctagtgtttatgtaatataactctatgaagagttgtaaatattatagaatttgcatcaataataaaaacacttacacatacaaacattttagatgagctgacaactctattcaatggatggtagctttgactctcgcctaaacgggacactgatatcagtttgttgaaaaaccttggaaattatttaggattgaatttttaagtattttctcatatcattcttacttgctatgtgcttataatttctgaattgattttgtgttaaaccattattaatttctatttgttgatttctattattatgtagtatcctgtattatcaaaatgactcccatgttatcactattgactgaaaacaagctgaatggatctaactttaataagtggaatgagaacattaatattgctctcataggagaaagtgccttgtttgttttaactgagccgtcacctgaagtgcctggggacaatgcatccaaagctgtgaaagaaaagtatgagcgttggcagaaagcaaatgacaaagctctatactttatgctttctagcatggttgacaccctcaaaactcagttttctaaaaccgaaaaggctgctgaagttatgacgaagttaaatgagctattcggtaaggcatcacttcagtcacgctttgacgcaactaagaagtacattaatgcacggatggaacctcatcaaaacgtgcgtgaccatgttctcctcttTAActcttctttattaattttaaacttgCTCACACATATTTGAGAATTTTGTGCATACAATGGTTTGGgaaactaaatatttttcttttcttcttttcttttattttgcttgtttgaaaaaaataaaaataaaaattgaggcATATGTGCTTTGGTTTGGTGATTTTTTCACATTCTAATACATGATTGATAGTGTGCATAGCTTgttgaaaaatgtaaatattgttTGAGCTTGTGACTAATTCTTGTGCTAGTTTCATTTTGATTGAGATATGGCTAATTTTGAGCACAAATGCCTTGATCATTTTATTGTGTGTGATTTGGTGAAAGTTTGTGTAAATATATGATTTTGTGATCTCACAAGTCTTACAATTTTGTTTGATTCTctcttgaggcgaaatcctagaCAATGCTTAACCAAAGACATGATTTAGGCTATTTTTGGACCGTTTGAGCCTTTCGAGCTAACCATAGTATTATTTCATCCCTAGTCACCCCCTTTGAGCATAATTgatccctttatttttttttttttaccatatgTAAGCCTAGCTAAATACAAATCTTCTCACCATATACCCTTTGAGCACCTTATTATTCCAAGATTTTGTTTGTTGTGTCATGAAGGGGGTGGGAGGAGTGCAATTTTGGTAGAGTGGTAATTGGGTGAGTGTTTTCATTGTGGTACTTTATTATTCTCaccattggggacaatgttgaATTTTAAGTTGGGGAGAGTTACCATATTTTGTGTATATTgccattattatatttgtattgttagttattcaaaaaaaaaaaaagaagaagaagaaaaaaaagaatgtttaaaattaagtttggggtgtgccaccccttgaaaaaaagaaagagtgttcaaacttaagtttggggtgtgccaccccttgaaaaaaaagtgtgtttaaaattaagtttggggtgtgtcaccccttgcaaaaaaaaaaaaaaaagagagcaggattttttttttagaagctTGAAGTCACAGGTGTTATAGCATTGCTCCAGCATTCTAGAGCAGAgacacagaaaaaaaaaatgctatgcTAAGGCATTGCTATAACTCCTGGCAATATTAATAATCAAATTTTGTGTGGGATATTCTTTGAGGAAGTAAGTGTGAGGTCTCATTTTGGTCTTAGGAAAATTAAGGTGCTTGTAGGTGATTTGAGCCAAAAATAACTTCTCTTAACCACCTTCACCTAAGCCTTACATTACAAGCTTGAACAAGTCCTTTTGATCTTTGGTTTTGTGTTtgtctacattagtggagagagagatgaaaaaCAAACCTATGAGACTTTGTCACTTTAGAGATTTTGTGCTTAATTCATATTTGCATAAATTGATCTAAATTGCAAGCAATATTTTGAGAAAAGACATTTCACACACACACTTGGAGTAATCAAAATTGGAATGAAACTTGTTCTTGAATTTTTCACAATCATTGGAcaatctttatattttttttctctaagcTATGTTCATTAATCAACCTTTAAGGGAAATGTGGAGATCACCAATTTTAGTGTCATATTGCCTCTtgctttattttgtttatttttcctTTTGCTTGAGGACAagcaaagttttaagtttggggtgtgataaCTCTATGATTATAGAGTTATTTGGTTTTTTTTGTCCATTAAATTAGTTTTGTTCTCAAACATTTTTTagcttattaaaataatttttacttagttttatttagttttccataaatcttaattttaatattttttagattaattttgtaatattttatcaaattaatttagTTTTCCATTTTATAAGTGTTAATCTTAATGTTGTGTATTTTTGTAGAATGTTTAAATGCACATTTTAAACTTATCACATGTGTCAAAATTACAGAACTAATATTTCATTAAAGTGTTGTTGGAACCACTAAAGCTTAAATtgattgataattatttatagtggGCTAATAATTAACATATTGGGCTTTTAATTCATCAATTCATCAAAGTGttacaaagaaaagaaaagacaaATGAAAAAAAGGATGGGTTGAtcattttgtttcttttatagtTGGGCCTTAACAATTATCACCCAAGAGAAGGAGACCTGATTGGTGAAAGAGAGGGCTAGTTGATATATGCATATATGAGATGAACAAAAGAAAAGAAGCAGAGGAGGCGTGAAACAATTGTGGAAAAAAGAGGGCGGCTGAGTTTTGGGCTGCTACAGCTACATCGCTACATCTCAgcaagaaatgaagaaaaagaagaagaaaaagaaagaaaaagagagagagagagagagagttttatttGAGTGTTAGTTTTTAGCATTTTTATTTAGAGATTGGTAAAAattaagaggaagaagaagagaaatttggAAGAGGAACTTGGAGTATTGTGACAAGCTCCAAATGGGTTTTTATTTCtatatctcttttcttttaaactttgtaatttttgcacaattctttatgagttaatttttattttgctagaattattttgttgacttaaattgtgatttggtattttattgctatgtttagtgaattggttttgttcattcaagagtgtttattgtgcaattgcttacttttgcttgatcaccattagtaGGTACTAGCTAATcttaattttggaaaaaatagggttagtggaattgcttgaatgatgcatgaatatcaACTTGGAAAAGTGTGATTTGTAAATAGCATAGGAATGTGTTATTTACCTTGTATGACTTGAAGGAATTGTGCTTAAATtggtattcttaaaattaattgggcataggaatatgttaattaattagagaatcaaACCATAAATACTTTGGAAAAAGGATTATGACATTTTAGATTCCTAGTTGACATCATCAATTTACAACAATACTCATTTGCACCATTATATCAACTTTGCATTTTTTTAGGTCaatttaatagttctagcttgttTACTTCATAGTTTGcgtttattaatttttacatattctcaacaatttattttatttttgtttgaaccaatttgtgagtaattagttttataaattaatttccaattttcaatccctgtggagacgatactcgatttatcactttattacttgttacgattgcgtatacttacgtacacaattttcacaacaaagctcagcatatagatccatggtccccattctagttgagaatattttgcttgtaagactcattaattgattcgtgattgatcaattataattctaaagttagactatgtctaattttatgaattttcactaagtaggggtgaaattgtaaagaaaagagtttctaggtttatttatttattaatggactttatatgtctaattaataattaaagtaaatgacaatattatttaataatctattttagttattaaataattagttttggcatttaaaaggttagaattggaaaattggcgtttttgagaaaatagagataaaatttgataaaactgcaaaatcaagtggggcccactactacaccttggccggccacttaatgaggtttttcaaattaatattttcattattttaatgccaaataattcctaacctaaacctagtagttgcctataaatagaa
Encoded here:
- the LOC133036345 gene encoding uncharacterized protein LOC133036345 — protein: MTPMLSLLTENKLNGSNFNKWNENINIALIGESALFVLTEPSPEVPGDNASKAVKEKYERWQKANDKALYFMLSSMVDTLKTQFSKTEKAAEVMTKLNELFGKASLQSRFDATKKYINARMEPHQNLGLNNYHPREGDLIGEREG